The Euphorbia lathyris chromosome 2, ddEupLath1.1, whole genome shotgun sequence genome includes a window with the following:
- the LOC136219863 gene encoding uncharacterized protein yields the protein MAIESYVVVHNIAKRHNVGTLARSATAFGVTELILVGRRDFNAFGSHGSTSHVRFRHFHSLLDARNFLKEKDCDICGVEIADGALPVNEHPFKKSTAFLLGNEGSGLSAKECEICDFFVYIPQYGCGTASLNVTVAASIVLHQFGVWAGFSERTREGNKFIVADRPMKQGKYCTETEESIIEERKSRKEHDGFFDELRNGDSNSNLLDVLFTDE from the exons ATGGCGATTGAAAGTTATGTAGTGGTGCACAATATAGCAAAGAGGCACAACGTTGGCACATTAGCGCGAAGCGCCACTGCCTTTGGCGTGACGGAGCTGATACTTGTAGGCCGCAGGGACTTCAATGCCTTTGGTAGTCATGGTTCCACATCTCACGTCCGATTCCGCCACTTCCACTCTCTCCTCGACGCCCGCAATTTCCTCAAG GAGAAGGATTGTGATATTTGTGGTGTGGAGATCGCTGATGGTGCTTTGCCTGTCAATGAACATCCTTTCAAAAAGAGCACAGCTTTCCTCCTTGGAAATGAG GGATCAGGCCTATCTGCTAAAGAATGTGAGATATGCGACTTTTTTGTGTATATCCCACAGTATGGGTGTGGCACAGCCTCATTGAATGTTACAGTGGCAGCTTCCATTGTTTTACATCAGTTTGGAG TTTGGGCAGGGTTTTCTGAGAGAACCCGGGAGGGAAATAAGTTCATTGTGGCAGATAGACCTATGAAACAGGGGAAATACTGCACAGAAACAGAGGAATCAATCATTGAGGAGAGAAAATCTAGAAAAGAACATGACGGATTCTTTGATGAATTGAGAAATGGGGATTCAAACTCTAATCTTCTAGATGTTTTGTTTACTGATGAGTAA
- the LOC136219861 gene encoding uncharacterized protein isoform X2 yields the protein MLSRVAKKLQQLCSGIRRLFSRRPRAKVIIRRFGKSPKDRCKWKPGIHQSSLHLNGKQGHSNSERRIRIATFNVAMFSLAPAVPKAEEAIVFGQENEEYVMFKNAVELDTKAKSLNYHPKSILKQSPLHSSLTNDDNLLPQKKALKRKVSINLPDNEISLAHSKLLGFVGDEREGSSNIIANRNYRSSVVLRSPVCLPANFLSQFASEDDDLKSSSRRSILEVLREVDADILALQDVKAAEERGMRPLSDLAASLGMNYVFAESWAPEYGNAILSKWPIKRWRVEKIANDEDFRNVLKATISVPWAGELELFCTQLDHLNENWRMKQMNAIIQSSNSPHILAGGLNSLTGSDYSPERWMDIVKYYEDIGKPRPKIEVTNFLKEKQYIDAKNFAGECEPVVIIAKGQNVQGTCKYGTRVDYVMTSSDSPYKFVPGSYSAVSSKGVYIGELN from the exons ATGTTAAGTAGAGTTGCCAAGAAATTGCAGCAGCTGTGCTCTGGAATAAGGCGGCTATTTTCGAGACGACCTAGAGCAAAAGTTATAATAAGAAGGTTTGGAAAATCCCCGAAAGATCGATGTAAATGGAAACCAGGAATCCATCAATCTTCTCTTCATTTGAATGGCAAACAGGGTCATTCTAATTCCGAAAGGCGGATTCGAATTGCCACATTCAATGTTGCCATGTTTTCTCTTGCTCCTGCAGTTCCCAAAGCTGAAGAAGCAATTGTTTTTGGCCAAGAGAATGAAGAGTATGTGATGTTCAAGAATGCAGTTGAATTGGATACTAAAGCCAAGTCATTGAACTATCATCCCAAGAGTATACTCAAGCAGTCTCCATTGCATTCCAGCCTGACAAATGATGACAATCTCTTGCCACAGAAGAAGGCCTTAAAACGGAAGGTTTCGATCAATCTTCCCGACAATGAGATATCATTAGCACATAGCAAATTACTTGGGTTTGTAGGAGACGAAAGAGAAGGATCGTCCAACATTATAGCCAACAGAAATTATAGAAGTAGTGTTGTGTTACGGTCACCTGTGTGCCTGCCTGCCAATTTTTTGAGTCAATTTGCAAGCGAAGATGATGACTTGAAAAGCAGCAGCAGAAGAAGCATATTGGAAGTTCTTAGAGAAGTGGATGCTGATATATTAGCCCTGCAAGATGTCAAGGCAGCAGAAGAGAGAGGCATGAGACCTCTGTCTGATTTGGCTGCTTCCTTGGGGATGAATTATGTGTTTGCTGAAAGCTGGGCACCCGAATATGGAAATGCCATTCTATCCAAGTGGCCTATTAAGAGGTGGAGAGTTGAGAAGATTGCCAATGATGAAGATTTCAG GAATGTGCTAAAGGCCACAATTAGTGTTCCATGGGCAGGAGAATTGGAATTGTTCTGCACACAACTTGACCATTTGAATGAAAACTGGAGAATGAAGCAGATGAATGCAATAATACAATCAAGCAACTCTCCACACATATTAGCAGGCGGCCTCAATTCACTGACCGGATCAGATTACTCTCCGGAGAGATGGATGGACATTGTCAAG TACTACGAGGACATCGGAAAGCCGCGGCCTAAAATCGAAGTAACCAACTTTCTCAAGGAGAAACAGTACATAGATGCAAAGAATTTTGCAGGGGAATGCGAACCAGTAGTCATCATTGCCAAAGGCCAGA ATGTTCAAGGAACGTGCAAGTATGGTACACGAGTAGATTACGTTATGACATCTTCAGACTCACCATATAAGTTCGTTCCAGGGTCATACTCGGCTGTTTCATCGAAAG GGGTATATATAGGAGAATTGAATTAA
- the LOC136219861 gene encoding uncharacterized protein isoform X1 encodes MLSRVAKKLQQLCSGIRRLFSRRPRAKVIIRRFGKSPKDRCKWKPGIHQSSLHLNGKQGHSNSERRIRIATFNVAMFSLAPAVPKAEEAIVFGQENEEYVMFKNAVELDTKAKSLNYHPKSILKQSPLHSSLTNDDNLLPQKKALKRKVSINLPDNEISLAHSKLLGFVGDEREGSSNIIANRNYRSSVVLRSPVCLPANFLSQFASEDDDLKSSSRRSILEVLREVDADILALQDVKAAEERGMRPLSDLAASLGMNYVFAESWAPEYGNAILSKWPIKRWRVEKIANDEDFRNVLKATISVPWAGELELFCTQLDHLNENWRMKQMNAIIQSSNSPHILAGGLNSLTGSDYSPERWMDIVKYYEDIGKPRPKIEVTNFLKEKQYIDAKNFAGECEPVVIIAKGQNVQGTCKYGTRVDYVMTSSDSPYKFVPGSYSAVSSKGTSDHHIVKVEITKETKDHQGTKTTRTQKDKQQKVVRITSSCPSNGIWKLN; translated from the exons ATGTTAAGTAGAGTTGCCAAGAAATTGCAGCAGCTGTGCTCTGGAATAAGGCGGCTATTTTCGAGACGACCTAGAGCAAAAGTTATAATAAGAAGGTTTGGAAAATCCCCGAAAGATCGATGTAAATGGAAACCAGGAATCCATCAATCTTCTCTTCATTTGAATGGCAAACAGGGTCATTCTAATTCCGAAAGGCGGATTCGAATTGCCACATTCAATGTTGCCATGTTTTCTCTTGCTCCTGCAGTTCCCAAAGCTGAAGAAGCAATTGTTTTTGGCCAAGAGAATGAAGAGTATGTGATGTTCAAGAATGCAGTTGAATTGGATACTAAAGCCAAGTCATTGAACTATCATCCCAAGAGTATACTCAAGCAGTCTCCATTGCATTCCAGCCTGACAAATGATGACAATCTCTTGCCACAGAAGAAGGCCTTAAAACGGAAGGTTTCGATCAATCTTCCCGACAATGAGATATCATTAGCACATAGCAAATTACTTGGGTTTGTAGGAGACGAAAGAGAAGGATCGTCCAACATTATAGCCAACAGAAATTATAGAAGTAGTGTTGTGTTACGGTCACCTGTGTGCCTGCCTGCCAATTTTTTGAGTCAATTTGCAAGCGAAGATGATGACTTGAAAAGCAGCAGCAGAAGAAGCATATTGGAAGTTCTTAGAGAAGTGGATGCTGATATATTAGCCCTGCAAGATGTCAAGGCAGCAGAAGAGAGAGGCATGAGACCTCTGTCTGATTTGGCTGCTTCCTTGGGGATGAATTATGTGTTTGCTGAAAGCTGGGCACCCGAATATGGAAATGCCATTCTATCCAAGTGGCCTATTAAGAGGTGGAGAGTTGAGAAGATTGCCAATGATGAAGATTTCAG GAATGTGCTAAAGGCCACAATTAGTGTTCCATGGGCAGGAGAATTGGAATTGTTCTGCACACAACTTGACCATTTGAATGAAAACTGGAGAATGAAGCAGATGAATGCAATAATACAATCAAGCAACTCTCCACACATATTAGCAGGCGGCCTCAATTCACTGACCGGATCAGATTACTCTCCGGAGAGATGGATGGACATTGTCAAG TACTACGAGGACATCGGAAAGCCGCGGCCTAAAATCGAAGTAACCAACTTTCTCAAGGAGAAACAGTACATAGATGCAAAGAATTTTGCAGGGGAATGCGAACCAGTAGTCATCATTGCCAAAGGCCAGA ATGTTCAAGGAACGTGCAAGTATGGTACACGAGTAGATTACGTTATGACATCTTCAGACTCACCATATAAGTTCGTTCCAGGGTCATACTCGGCTGTTTCATCGAAAGGTACCTCTGATCATCACATAGTTAAAGTTGAGATTACAAAAGAAACTAAGGATCATCAAGGAACTAAAACTACACGAACCCAGAAAGATAAGCAGCAGAAGGTTGTTAGAATAACCAGTTCTTGCCCTTCTAATGGTATATGGAAATTGAACTGA
- the LOC136219864 gene encoding protein DMP2-like, producing the protein MAKSSSNNSMKEKTFTGIGNLLKLLPTGTVFIFQFLNPVLTNNGHCTTVHKYLSGILIGLCGFSCAFSTFTDSYVGSDGKVHYGIATKKGLWPGSNGGGSVDMSSYKLKFGDFVHSFLTVVVFAVVSLLDSNTVQCFYPSFESTEKTLLMVLPPVIGAISGTVFMIFPNRRHGIGYPANESSKDS; encoded by the coding sequence ATGGCGAAATCAAGCTCAAACAACTCAATGAAAGAGAAGACATTTACAGGAATTGGAAACCTCCTCAAGCTCCTTCCAACAGGAACTGTTTTCATATTCCAGTTCCTCAATCCTGTATTAACCAACAATGGACACTGCACCACAGTTCATAAGTACTTAAGTGGGATTTTGATTGGTCTGTGTGGCTTTTCATGTGCATTCTCTACTTTCACAGATAGCTATGTTGGGAGTGATGGAAAGGTTCATTATGGGATTGCAACTAAGAAAGGGTTATGGCCGGGTTCTAATGGCGGTGGTTCGGTTGATATGTCTAGCTATAAGCTTAAGTTTGGTGACTTTGTTCATTCTTTCTTAACTGTTGTTGTGTTTGCTGTTGTCTCTCTTTTGGATTCTAATACAGTTCAGTGTTTTTACCCTTCTTTTGAATCTACTGAGAAGACTCTCCTCATGGTTTTGCCTCCGGTTATCGGTGCGATTTCCGGTACTGTTTTCATGATTTTCCCTAATAGAAGACATGGAATTGGCTACCCTGCGAATGAATCTTCTAAGGACTCTTAG